One genomic region from Evansella sp. LMS18 encodes:
- a CDS encoding flavin reductase family protein: protein MWQSIDSGKLSKKENYQLLTSAVLPRPIAFVTSLAEDGTLNAAPFSFFNVLSAQPPLLSVSVGRRGDSQKDTARNILEQGEFVVHITDEKNAEAMNETAASLAPDESEAEKAGLTPVESTAVKVPGLKESRIRLECKLEQHLVFEEGDTKTDLIIGRVLHYHLADEVLKDGKIDVHQLSPVARLGGRDYTKLGEVFSLDRPD from the coding sequence ATGTGGCAGTCGATAGATTCAGGAAAGCTGAGTAAAAAGGAGAATTACCAGCTGTTGACATCAGCCGTACTGCCCCGGCCCATTGCTTTTGTAACTTCCCTGGCTGAAGACGGCACGTTAAATGCTGCTCCATTCAGTTTTTTCAATGTTCTTTCCGCCCAGCCGCCTCTCCTGTCCGTCTCTGTAGGCCGGAGAGGGGACAGCCAGAAGGACACAGCAAGAAACATTCTGGAACAGGGAGAATTTGTGGTCCATATAACTGATGAAAAAAACGCGGAAGCAATGAATGAAACTGCGGCCAGCCTTGCCCCTGATGAAAGCGAAGCAGAAAAAGCCGGGCTTACTCCTGTAGAAAGCACTGCGGTTAAAGTGCCAGGTCTAAAGGAATCACGGATAAGGCTTGAGTGCAAATTAGAACAGCATCTCGTTTTTGAAGAGGGAGACACAAAGACAGATCTGATTATCGGCAGGGTACTCCATTATCATCTTGCGGATGAGGTGCTAAAAGACGGAAAAATCGATGTTCACCAACTAAGCCCTGTGGCAAGACTAGGGGGCCGTGATTACACTAAGCTCGGCGAAGTGTTCTCACTGGACCGCCCTGATTAA